A single window of Natrinema sp. HArc-T2 DNA harbors:
- a CDS encoding mechanosensitive ion channel family protein: MTVLQTLVDLGVAQETLTRMVGVLVAAYLATKVVRFVLTAAVERIPRRGVTIKIFIPVARVLIYGTAAYLILGPLLQLSAAQLLAVSGLFGAALGLGLKDLFAAIVGGLVLVTERPYQVGDKIAIDDDYGEVTDIDLRATTLRTPDDSAVSIPNGTMFTSNVSNANDGTPQMMVVVELAVTAAADVDRASAIVREAMVTSKYVYVDDDHSFTVLVEDESYYRTIRGKAYVADLRDEFAFASDVTERSLAAFASEEIEVPEAPVHASEHR, encoded by the coding sequence GTGACCGTGCTCCAGACGCTGGTAGACCTGGGGGTAGCCCAGGAGACACTCACGAGAATGGTGGGCGTGCTCGTAGCTGCGTACCTGGCAACCAAGGTAGTCAGGTTCGTGCTCACGGCGGCCGTCGAGCGCATTCCCCGTCGGGGGGTTACGATCAAGATTTTCATTCCGGTCGCGCGGGTTCTCATCTACGGAACCGCGGCGTATCTGATCCTGGGACCGTTGCTTCAACTATCGGCCGCACAGTTGCTCGCAGTGTCGGGACTGTTCGGGGCGGCTCTGGGGCTCGGCCTGAAGGACCTCTTCGCGGCGATAGTCGGTGGGCTGGTGCTCGTCACCGAGCGTCCCTATCAGGTCGGCGACAAGATCGCCATCGACGACGACTACGGCGAGGTAACCGACATCGACCTTCGGGCGACAACGCTGAGGACGCCCGACGACAGCGCCGTTAGTATCCCGAACGGAACGATGTTCACTTCGAACGTCTCGAACGCCAACGACGGCACCCCGCAGATGATGGTCGTCGTCGAACTCGCGGTCACCGCCGCTGCCGACGTCGATAGAGCGAGTGCGATCGTCAGGGAAGCCATGGTGACCTCGAAGTACGTCTACGTCGACGATGACCACTCGTTCACGGTCCTAGTCGAGGACGAGTCCTACTATCGGACGATTCGCGGCAAGGCTTACGTGGCCGACCTGCGCGACGAGTTCGCGTTCGCCTCGGACGTGACAGAGCGCTCGCTGGCCGCCTTCGCCAGCGAAGAAATCGAAGTACCCGAGGCGCCCGTCCATGCCTCCGAGCACCGCTGA